One part of the Sardina pilchardus chromosome 5, fSarPil1.1, whole genome shotgun sequence genome encodes these proteins:
- the zgc:153990 gene encoding myb-related transcription factor, partner of profilin, protein MTTSTSPPVFIDKDGVAIRFKKRKARFTFSEVHILLDEVRKNRHLVVGKFNYGVPSSVKKRTWAEITARINEIGECEREVTEVIKKWSDMKCDTKRKVAGVRSRVTSLPNSSVVRQFTPTEDIIRNILELDKKQDGQRPSSRRNGNRNGNRNGTSAAVGLADEEDGAGEDDDGDDMDMDVAAMGSLHSSPEAGEGDRGMGTGALDSPSTMPPPFGTSASTSVPSTSSMTTPPPPLPGSKDENTEGNNFSFSSGDTSFEMNFEMPFTEDSTQLADLDDDQANTSRLSTSTPTPTASASNASSSVGAVQRSEASLFPPPSSSSTVPLPPPPPQPPASAASPSVRPADRAAVAGSGGVVVDVGRAAAMSVEEQHMSNALLETVSRSLELLAESVQQLAETQQEFVRESLRLQRDTVQVLRDFASGAMAIMHDKLNGRPAL, encoded by the exons ATGACAACCTCTACATCACCGCCAGTTTTTATCGACAAGGATGGCGTGGCCATACGCTTCAAAAAGAGGAAAGCTCGCTTCACCTTCAGTGAGGTGCACATCCTCCTGGATGAGGTCCGCAAGAACCGCCACCTTGTTGTCG GCAAGTTCAACTACGGTGTGCCGTCATCCGTGAAGAAGCGCACCTGGGCGGAGATCACCGCTCGCATCAACGAGATCGGCGAGTGCGAGCGCGAGGTCACGGAGGTCATCAAGAAGTGGTCGGACATGAAGTGCGACACCAAGCGCAAAGTGGCGGGCGTCCGCTCCAGGGTCACGAGCTTGCCGAACAGCAGCGTCGTCCGCCAGTTCACGCCCACGGAGGACATCATCCGCAACATCTTGGAGCTGGACAAGAAGCAGGACGGACAACGGCCCAGCAGCCGCAGAAACGGCAACAGAAACGGCAACAGAAACGGCACCAGCGCGGCAGTTGGGTTGGCCGACGAAGAGGACGGGGCAGGGGAGGATGACGACGGTGACGACATGGACATGGATGTAGCGGCGATGGGCTCCCTGCACAGCTCGCCTGAGGCAGGCGAAGGGGACAGAGGAATGGGCACGGGCGCCCTGGActcaccctccaccatgccacCCCCGTTTGGAACATCTGCATCCACATCTGTGCCTTCCACTTCCTCCATGAccacgccgccgccaccactgcCAGGTTCCAAAGACGAGAACACTGAAGGCAATAATTTCTCTTTCAGCTCTG GAGATACGTCATTTGAAATGAATTTTGAGATGCCTTTTACAGAAG ACAGTACCCAGCTGGCGGACTTGGATGATGACCAGGCCAACACCTCACGACTGTCCActtcaacccccacccccactgctaGCGCCAGCAATGCTAGCAGCAGCGTTGGGGCCGTGCAGCGCTCCGAGGCGTcccttttcccccctccctcttcctcttcgacggttcctcttcctcctcctcctcctcaacctcCAGCGTCCGCGGCCTCCCCCAGCGTCCGACCCGCTGACCGGGCAGCGGTGGCGGGCAGCGGCGGCGTCGTCGTGGACGTGGGCCGCGCGGCGGCGATGAGCGTGGAGGAGCAGCACATGAGCAACGCGCTGCTGGAGACGGTGTCGCGCTCGCTGGAGCTGCTGGCCGAGTCGGTGCAGCAGCTGGCCGAGACGCAGCAGGAGTTCGTGCGCGAGTCGCTGCGGCTGCAGCGCGACACCGTGCAGGTGCTGCGCGACTTCGCCAGCGGCGCCATGGCCATCATGCACGACAAGCTCAACGGCCGGCCCGCGCTGTAG
- the capns1a gene encoding calpain small subunit 1a, translating into MFLAKRLIGGILDVVSNIDPAQFVPSDPPPVRRPHAYADQYESDEEKQFRKVFQQLAGDDMEVSPTELMNILNRIISKHQGLKTDGFSIESCRSMVAVMDSDSTGKLGFHEFKHLWNNIKKWQGVYKQFDADGSGMIGADELPNAFRAAGFPLNDQLFDMIIRRYSDESGNMDFDNYIGCLVRLDAMCRAFKTLDKDNNGTIKVNVQEWLQLTMYS; encoded by the exons ATGTTTCTTGCCAAAAGACTGATTGGAGGCATTCTGGATGTGGTCAG CAACATTGACCCAGCCCAGTTTGTACCCTCTGACCCT CCTCCCGTGCGTAGGCCCCATGCATACGCAGATCAGTACGAAAGCGATGAGGAGAAGCAGTTCCGCAAAGTGTTTCAGCAGCTCGCTGGGGAT GATATGGAGGTTAGCCCCACTGAACTGATGAACATCCTCAACAGAATCATTTCCAAAC ATCAAGGCCTGAAGACCGATGGCTTCAGCATAGAGTCCTGCAGGAGCATGGTGGCTGTTATGGAT AGCGATAGCACTGGCAAGCTGGGCTTCCACGAGTTCAAACACCTGTGGAACAACATCAAGAAATGGCAG GGTGTGTACAAGCAGTTTGACGCAGACGGCTCCGGGATGATTGGTGCAGATGAGCTGCCAAATGCATTCAGAGCTGCAG GTTTCCCTCTAAATGACCAGCTCTTTGACATGATCATCCGTCGCTACAGTGACGAAAGCGGAAACATGGACTTTGACAACTATATCGGATGCCTGGTGCGACTAGATGCCATGTGCC GTGCCTTCAAAACCCTGGACAAGGATAACAATGGCACCATCAAAGTCAACGTACAAGAG TGGCTTCAGTTGACCATGTACTCCTGA
- the alkbh6 gene encoding alpha-ketoglutarate-dependent dioxygenase alkB homolog 6, giving the protein MACPCEISKELGEYIVPNAPPTVYYIPDFITEAEEQYLLQEVYKAPKPKWTQLSGRRLQNWGGLPRPKGMLAEKLPDWLLKYTNRISALGAFAGKTANHVLVNEYKPGEGIMPHVDGPLYHPTVTTINLGSHTLLDFYRPINQCETEGPQTEESRHLLSLLLRPRSLLILQDEMYQHLLHGIQNVCQDTLTERVANLSNAVAQPGEALTRGTRVSLTIRHVPKVVHANLLLGRK; this is encoded by the exons ATGGCATGCCCATGTGAAATATCTAAGGAGTTGGGGGAGTACATTGTACCAAAT GCACCACCCACAGTATACTACATCCCAGATTTTATCACAGAAGCTGAAGAGCAGTATCTTTTACAAGAG GTGTATAAAGCTCCCAAACCTAAATGGACACAGTTGTCAGGAAGGCGGCTACAAAACTGGG GTGGACTACCTCGCCCAAAGGGTATGCTTGCAGAGAAGCTCCCTGATTGGTTGCTGAAATACACAAACAGAATATCTGCCCTTGGAGCATTTGCTGGAAAGACTGCTAATCATGTGCTAGTGAATGAATACAAACCAGGGGAGGGCATTATG CCACATGTGGATGGCCCTCTCTATCACCCCACTGTAACAACAATCAACCTGGGCTCTCATACCCTCCTGGACTTCTACAGGCCCATTAACCAGTGTGAG ACGGAGGGGCCCCAGACGGAGGAGAGCCGGCACCTGCTCTCCCTGCTGCTGCGGCCGCGGAGCCTGCTCATCCTGCAGGACGAGATGTATCAGCACCTGCTCCACGGCATCCAGAACGTCTGCCAGGACACTTTGACGGAGAGGGTGGCAAACCTCTCCAATGCGGTGGCACAGCCCGGGGAGGCACTCACCCGAGGGACCAGGGTGTCCCTCACCATCCGCCATGTGCCGAAGGTCGTCCATGCCAACCTCCTGCTTGGCAGGAAATAA